In Haloarcula halophila, a single window of DNA contains:
- a CDS encoding TrmB family transcriptional regulator sugar-binding domain-containing protein, producing MSEKVGKRYENGSMEAELQKLGLSKKEANVYMTIIEHDQIKPTTLAAESDVSTSYVYEICEKLAERGLVTVHSNRTPMLVCARPPTEAFNDIRSELSNLEGKIETYYETPTNQDTPPELIRSRQTLKKRMRSIINESSKAILLMIPVTHLSDFADALRQAVEDGVFVLLTLHGEISEVTSTNLQSVASAVRFFYDTSGVLLVADGKQGIVGAANLLDWGQTDRNCISLTNRVNTALVGGAFMSVIWQPAHEVLVPTADQLPNRYNSWLAAVLNATIHLRRGDSIAAQVSGYYTGSSKRETETISGEIIETTQNILYPQDGGFGTKNSLLIDTGETTVSVGSEGAYIEDFASTAITLYPCNESTPSR from the coding sequence ATGTCTGAAAAAGTTGGAAAACGATACGAAAACGGAAGTATGGAGGCAGAACTGCAGAAGCTTGGCCTTTCGAAAAAAGAGGCCAACGTATATATGACGATCATTGAGCATGATCAAATAAAACCAACTACATTAGCAGCTGAATCAGACGTCTCAACAAGCTATGTGTACGAGATCTGTGAGAAACTTGCTGAACGGGGTCTGGTTACTGTTCATTCAAACAGAACTCCAATGTTAGTCTGTGCCCGTCCCCCCACGGAGGCTTTCAACGATATTCGGAGCGAATTGTCAAATTTGGAGGGGAAGATCGAGACGTATTACGAAACACCCACAAATCAAGATACGCCACCGGAGCTCATTCGTTCTCGACAAACACTCAAGAAACGAATGAGATCGATAATCAATGAGTCCTCAAAAGCGATATTACTGATGATTCCAGTTACACACCTTTCTGATTTTGCAGACGCTCTTCGGCAGGCGGTGGAAGACGGTGTTTTTGTTTTACTTACCCTGCATGGAGAGATATCCGAGGTTACAAGTACTAATCTTCAGTCGGTAGCCTCCGCAGTCCGTTTCTTTTATGACACCAGTGGAGTGCTATTGGTGGCGGATGGCAAACAGGGTATAGTTGGGGCTGCGAATCTTCTCGACTGGGGCCAAACAGATAGAAATTGCATCTCCCTTACCAACCGTGTTAATACGGCCCTCGTTGGGGGGGCATTTATGAGTGTGATTTGGCAACCAGCACACGAAGTGTTGGTCCCAACTGCTGACCAGCTGCCTAACCGATATAATTCTTGGCTAGCCGCCGTTCTCAATGCAACAATCCACCTTCGTCGTGGAGATTCAATCGCTGCCCAAGTTTCTGGATATTACACTGGATCATCGAAAAGAGAAACAGAGACCATATCTGGCGAAATAATAGAGACTACACAGAATATATTGTATCCACAAGACGGTGGATTCGGCACAAAAAACAGTCTTCTCATTGACACAGGCGAAACAACAGTATCAGTCGGTAGTGAGGGTGCATATATTGAAGACTTCGCCTCAACTGCTATCACATTATATCCTTGTAATGAGAGCACTCCATCGCGTTGA